A region from the Candidatus Thorarchaeota archaeon genome encodes:
- a CDS encoding 30S ribosomal protein S27ae — protein sequence MSSTHKMYKVDKDGKVTSLKRQCPRCEKGTYMAEHYNRFACGRCGYTEFKRK from the coding sequence ATGTCCAGCACTCACAAGATGTACAAAGTTGACAAGGATGGCAAAGTAACATCTCTTAAGAGGCAATGCCCCCGTTGTGAAAAGGGCACCTATATGGCTGAGCACTACAACCGTTTTGCCTGCGGGCGATGCGGGTATACTGAGTTCAAAAGAAAGTAG
- a CDS encoding DNA-directed RNA polymerase: MYKIVTVKDIVRIPPSQFGQPLEEAAMVHLRKDHENVLDRDIGLMIAVIGIDEIGLGRLVPGDGATYHSVTYRVLAFNPERGEIVEGNVVEIMDFGAFIRIGPLDGLCHVSQICDDFITQDQKGNSLMGKETGRILQEGDQVRARITTISFDTGSRSGKLGLTMRQPFLGKIGPDISWVEEDVKIARGEVKKEKKK; this comes from the coding sequence ATTTACAAAATTGTCACGGTGAAGGATATCGTAAGGATTCCTCCATCTCAGTTCGGACAGCCACTCGAAGAGGCTGCAATGGTTCATCTGCGGAAGGATCATGAAAATGTACTTGATAGAGATATTGGACTGATGATTGCAGTCATTGGCATAGACGAGATTGGACTAGGCAGGCTTGTACCCGGTGATGGCGCAACCTACCACTCCGTGACGTATCGCGTTCTGGCATTCAATCCCGAACGTGGCGAAATAGTAGAGGGTAATGTTGTTGAGATCATGGACTTTGGCGCATTTATTAGAATAGGGCCTCTTGACGGACTCTGCCATGTAAGCCAAATTTGCGATGACTTTATCACCCAAGATCAAAAAGGTAATTCATTGATGGGTAAGGAGACTGGACGAATTCTTCAGGAAGGAGATCAAGTCCGAGCCCGTATCACCACTATCAGCTTCGATACTGGAAGCAGATCAGGAAAACTCGGTCTCACGATGCGTCAACCATTCTTAGGGAAAATAGGACCCGATATTTCTTGGGTGGAAGAGGATGTCAAAATCGCGAGAGGCGAGGTAAAGAAGGAGAAAAAGAAATAG
- a CDS encoding HD domain-containing protein, which produces MAKQQKHSRATLSDRVRRLFKKNPLCLTAFDALESNLEVQTVLEDTNRMAIDRLGYSDHGHIHSLIVTKNGIELLDKLSAKVQPTIVQEETGTFQDAQLIVLLGCYLHDIGMSVHREQHNEFSVFLATPIVERLLESIYPDDKHKQVHVRGHVLHAIYAHDKLIRPTTIEAGVVGVADALDMTSGRARIPFEAGSVNIHSASAMAIRRVRIKRGTNKTVRIEIEMSNASGIFQIQELLEKKIRSAPQLLDHIELYIVMSSQEERILTKELQIL; this is translated from the coding sequence ATGGCAAAGCAACAAAAGCACTCGCGAGCTACACTGAGTGATAGAGTGCGTCGGCTGTTCAAGAAGAATCCATTATGCTTGACCGCCTTTGACGCATTAGAGTCTAATCTTGAGGTTCAGACAGTACTAGAAGATACCAATCGAATGGCTATTGACAGACTTGGCTATAGCGACCATGGCCATATCCATTCATTGATCGTCACAAAAAACGGGATTGAACTACTTGACAAGCTTAGTGCAAAGGTTCAACCTACTATAGTCCAAGAAGAAACTGGCACATTTCAAGATGCCCAATTGATAGTCCTTCTTGGCTGCTATTTACATGATATCGGGATGAGCGTTCATCGGGAACAACACAATGAATTTTCCGTCTTTCTGGCAACCCCCATAGTTGAACGACTTCTTGAGTCTATATACCCTGATGACAAGCACAAACAAGTACATGTTAGAGGCCATGTCCTTCATGCCATTTATGCGCACGATAAACTCATCCGCCCCACAACGATCGAGGCTGGAGTGGTTGGTGTGGCTGATGCTCTTGATATGACCTCTGGTCGAGCCAGAATTCCATTTGAGGCTGGCAGTGTGAATATTCATTCCGCCTCAGCTATGGCAATCCGTCGTGTACGTATTAAACGGGGGACCAACAAGACAGTTCGGATCGAGATTGAGATGAGTAATGCCTCTGGGATATTCCAAATACAAGAACTTTTAGAAAAGAAAATTAGAAGTGCGCCCCAGCTCTTGGATCATATCGAGCTCTATATTGTAATGTCGAGTCAAGAGGAGCGTATCCTGACAAAAGAGTTACAGATTTTATAA
- a CDS encoding nucleotide-binding protein, which produces MQLPLTVIIDTNFLAAPVQAGIDIFKESERILERKIEFQILKSVVKETNRRFARPRDKKERIAFNVAKSLMERCKIVEVPEQFLPLPVDDQILAYAKQVRGIIATNDRDLRQRARRAKIPVLFVRGKKKLELEGYTA; this is translated from the coding sequence ATGCAATTGCCTCTGACGGTCATCATAGATACAAATTTTCTAGCAGCCCCGGTTCAGGCCGGGATTGATATTTTCAAAGAGTCCGAGCGTATCTTAGAACGCAAGATCGAGTTCCAAATTCTCAAATCAGTTGTAAAAGAAACCAATCGACGCTTCGCAAGACCACGCGATAAGAAAGAACGTATAGCATTTAATGTGGCAAAATCATTGATGGAGCGCTGTAAAATCGTAGAGGTCCCCGAACAATTCTTACCGTTACCAGTGGATGATCAGATACTGGCATATGCAAAGCAGGTACGGGGGATCATTGCAACAAACGACAGAGACCTTAGACAACGTGCTCGACGGGCAAAAATACCAGTACTATTCGTACGAGGCAAAAAGAAACTTGAGCTAGAGGGATATACAGCCTGA
- a CDS encoding 30S ribosomal protein S3ae, whose amino-acid sequence MSSRSRQAAARTRDKWREKVWYQILAPEYFDNKEIGLTLASNPELLIGRTVQPTLYDITTNFDQIHVKLKFKIVDIVGQQAKTIFHGHEWSSDYLRGLVRRGTSRIDWIGPILTKDDYLMRISVIVFTTTRAKTSQEKAVRKTVESVIRAHAKKHTFNELVQKVVLGELAQEVREQVKVIIPIRQCEIRKSKVLKGPEEVKARRARLRRGTAKSQ is encoded by the coding sequence ATGTCTTCAAGAAGCAGACAAGCAGCGGCCCGAACCCGTGACAAGTGGCGAGAGAAAGTATGGTACCAGATTCTGGCACCGGAATATTTTGACAACAAAGAGATAGGTCTCACACTGGCCAGCAATCCCGAACTATTGATAGGCCGCACCGTCCAACCCACGCTCTATGACATCACAACTAATTTCGATCAGATACATGTCAAGTTAAAATTTAAAATCGTGGACATCGTTGGTCAGCAGGCAAAGACAATATTTCATGGCCATGAGTGGAGTTCGGACTATTTGAGAGGCCTAGTCCGAAGAGGGACATCTCGAATTGATTGGATCGGCCCTATTCTCACAAAAGATGACTATCTGATGAGAATCTCAGTCATTGTCTTCACAACAACAAGGGCAAAGACAAGCCAAGAGAAAGCCGTTCGAAAAACAGTAGAGAGTGTCATTCGGGCTCATGCAAAGAAACATACATTCAACGAACTTGTTCAGAAAGTCGTTCTTGGGGAGCTTGCTCAAGAGGTTAGAGAACAAGTCAAGGTGATCATCCCAATTAGACAGTGTGAGATTCGTAAGAGTAAGGTGCTCAAGGGACCCGAAGAGGTCAAAGCACGACGCGCCAGACTCAGACGGGGAACGGCCAAATCACAATAA
- a CDS encoding ATP-binding protein yields the protein MIITVASGKGGTGKTTVAVNLALSIENARIYDCDVEEPNVHMLLHPTDTTSRTVELPVPVVDKEKCTLCGKCAEFCQFNAIFVGKADVVLYPELCHSCGGCALVCPENAITEVGHPVGQVYFTKSNGISLVFGELNIGEPIATAVIKAVKDDISKEDLNIVDAPPGTACPVIETMRDSDFLILVTEPTPFGLHDLSMAVDVVRELKIPFGVVINKAGIGDNSVKSYCEEQHIPILLEIPFTREIAEYYSKGIPFVKELPEWKERFAEMYHWIVKEVKG from the coding sequence ATGATAATTACTGTTGCTTCAGGTAAGGGTGGCACAGGTAAGACTACAGTTGCAGTAAATCTTGCTTTATCTATTGAAAACGCGCGTATTTATGATTGTGACGTTGAAGAGCCAAATGTGCATATGCTTCTTCACCCCACAGACACAACCTCCCGGACTGTAGAACTTCCGGTCCCGGTTGTAGACAAAGAGAAGTGTACACTTTGTGGTAAATGTGCAGAGTTTTGTCAATTCAATGCGATCTTTGTAGGAAAGGCAGATGTTGTTCTCTATCCTGAGTTGTGTCATTCATGTGGAGGTTGTGCATTAGTCTGCCCAGAAAATGCGATAACTGAAGTAGGGCATCCCGTGGGCCAAGTTTATTTCACTAAATCCAATGGGATCTCTCTTGTGTTTGGTGAACTCAATATTGGTGAACCAATCGCTACTGCTGTTATCAAAGCAGTCAAGGATGACATTAGCAAAGAGGATCTGAACATTGTTGATGCCCCCCCAGGTACCGCCTGTCCTGTGATAGAGACCATGCGTGATTCCGATTTTCTAATTCTTGTGACCGAGCCTACTCCATTTGGTCTACATGACCTGTCTATGGCTGTCGATGTTGTTAGAGAACTCAAAATACCCTTTGGTGTGGTGATTAACAAAGCAGGTATTGGTGATAATAGCGTGAAATCTTATTGTGAGGAACAACACATTCCAATTCTGTTGGAGATTCCCTTTACACGCGAGATTGCAGAGTACTATTCTAAAGGAATTCCCTTTGTCAAGGAATTACCCGAGTGGAAGGAACGTTTCGCTGAGATGTATCATTGGATCGTAAAGGAGGTTAAAGGCTAA
- a CDS encoding NifB/NifX family molybdenum-iron cluster-binding protein, with amino-acid sequence MIRRLLIPAEDSSGTRVSNHFGRAPFFALIDIEDGTVVARSVEPNTGEHSGGSGHAHDNVLRYNPHVVIVSAMGPRGLDSFQTVNVAVLRASSDSVDENIDAYLNGELDELTEGCLEAHQ; translated from the coding sequence ATGATCCGTCGTCTTCTCATCCCTGCTGAAGACTCATCCGGTACGCGGGTTTCCAATCATTTTGGGCGAGCCCCTTTCTTCGCATTGATTGACATAGAAGATGGTACTGTTGTTGCTAGATCTGTCGAACCAAATACTGGGGAGCACAGCGGTGGCAGCGGCCATGCTCACGACAACGTCCTGCGATACAATCCTCATGTAGTCATTGTTTCTGCAATGGGCCCTCGCGGGCTTGACAGTTTTCAGACAGTCAATGTGGCAGTATTGCGAGCAAGTTCTGACAGCGTTGATGAGAACATCGACGCATATCTTAACGGCGAGCTAGATGAGCTTACTGAGGGATGTTTAGAGGCGCATCAGTGA
- a CDS encoding redox-regulated ATPase YchF, protein MGFSVGIVGKPSCGKTSFTNAACMTDFKIGSYPFTTIEANVGVAHVRSQCACTDFGVKDNPKNSICIDGIRLIPIKLIDVAGLVPGAHKGRGMGNQFLDDLRQADVLIHIVDASGSLDAEGQEVPAGSYDPVEDVKFLEEEITEWILAIITSDWRRITGRVRAEGAKLDELLVEKLSGLKISRKHILKALREADLKPETSDKWSDEELKKFARALQRVAKPIIIAANKIDRPGAYENFERLRETFPDLLIVPVSALAEKVLKDLDKKGIIKYIPGSKDFEIIEREKLKSQELAQLEKLKEGILKKYGGTGVQRVLNDAVFGFLHMITVYPVHDANTLSDSDGNVLPDVYLVPEGTTAKEFAGVIHTDLMESFIHAIDARTKMRISDKHVLKDRDVIKIVSAKGSK, encoded by the coding sequence ATGGGTTTTAGTGTTGGGATTGTTGGAAAACCGTCATGCGGCAAGACATCGTTTACCAATGCCGCATGCATGACGGATTTCAAAATTGGAAGCTACCCATTCACTACAATCGAGGCAAATGTGGGAGTAGCTCATGTCAGAAGTCAATGTGCATGTACTGACTTCGGAGTAAAGGACAATCCAAAAAACTCGATCTGCATAGATGGCATTAGGCTAATTCCAATCAAACTAATAGATGTGGCAGGTCTCGTTCCAGGAGCCCACAAAGGTCGGGGTATGGGCAATCAATTTCTTGATGACCTTCGTCAGGCCGACGTGTTAATTCACATTGTTGATGCTAGTGGATCCCTTGATGCAGAGGGGCAAGAGGTCCCTGCGGGGAGTTACGATCCTGTAGAGGATGTAAAGTTTCTAGAGGAGGAAATAACGGAGTGGATTCTTGCCATAATCACGAGTGATTGGCGAAGAATCACGGGGCGAGTCAGAGCCGAAGGGGCAAAGCTGGATGAGTTATTAGTAGAAAAGCTCTCGGGCCTGAAGATATCACGCAAACATATTTTGAAAGCATTGAGAGAAGCAGACCTAAAACCTGAAACCTCGGACAAGTGGAGCGATGAGGAACTGAAAAAATTCGCACGTGCTCTACAACGAGTGGCCAAACCAATCATCATAGCAGCCAACAAAATCGACAGACCTGGAGCATATGAGAATTTTGAACGGCTGAGAGAGACGTTCCCAGACCTGCTGATCGTACCAGTTAGTGCTCTTGCAGAGAAGGTCTTGAAAGATTTGGATAAAAAAGGGATAATCAAATACATTCCGGGAAGCAAGGATTTCGAAATCATTGAGAGAGAGAAACTGAAATCACAAGAGCTGGCGCAACTTGAGAAGTTGAAAGAGGGCATCCTGAAAAAATATGGGGGAACCGGAGTACAACGCGTTCTAAACGATGCGGTATTTGGATTTCTTCATATGATCACAGTCTATCCAGTTCATGATGCAAACACATTGAGCGATAGTGATGGCAATGTGCTCCCTGATGTCTATCTTGTCCCTGAAGGAACAACAGCAAAGGAATTTGCCGGTGTCATCCATACCGACTTGATGGAGAGCTTCATTCATGCAATTGATGCTCGGACAAAGATGCGAATCTCTGACAAACATGTCCTCAAAGACCGCGATGTCATAAAAATTGTCAGTGCAAAGGGATCAAAGTAA
- a CDS encoding D-2-hydroxyacid dehydrogenase produces MARVLVADPIAESAVKKMADAGLDVVIRDQDTDGAIVEQIKGFDCIIVRSATKVTKEVIDAADKLRLVVRAGVGLDNVDQEAAKAKGVKVMNTPEAPTVSVAEMVFAHMFTLARNMTLADSSMKDERWEKKKLKGVELWQKTIGIIGFGRIGQEVARRANAFGMHVLAYDVVDIDSVCKDLGAKRSSLEEILKEADYITLHVPLIPQTRGMIGEKEFKMMKKTAFIVNTSRGGVIDERALLKALEEGEIAGAGLDVFEAEPPTDWSLIKHPKLVATPHLASTTVEAQARVGELTAEKVINELT; encoded by the coding sequence ATGGCACGAGTATTAGTAGCTGATCCAATCGCGGAATCCGCAGTAAAGAAGATGGCCGATGCAGGACTTGATGTCGTCATAAGAGATCAAGATACCGACGGTGCAATTGTAGAACAAATCAAAGGTTTTGATTGTATCATTGTTCGCAGTGCAACCAAGGTCACAAAGGAGGTCATTGATGCAGCAGACAAGCTTCGTCTAGTTGTTCGCGCAGGAGTAGGTCTCGATAATGTTGATCAAGAAGCTGCCAAAGCAAAGGGAGTCAAGGTCATGAACACACCTGAGGCCCCTACTGTGTCAGTAGCCGAGATGGTATTTGCACATATGTTTACACTTGCAAGAAACATGACACTCGCTGACAGCTCGATGAAGGATGAGCGGTGGGAGAAGAAGAAGCTGAAAGGCGTTGAGCTCTGGCAGAAGACTATTGGTATTATTGGATTTGGTCGTATCGGCCAAGAAGTGGCAAGAAGAGCCAATGCCTTTGGAATGCATGTTCTTGCGTATGATGTTGTTGATATTGACTCCGTATGCAAGGATCTTGGTGCAAAGAGATCTAGCCTTGAAGAAATTCTCAAAGAGGCAGATTATATCACACTTCATGTCCCATTAATCCCTCAGACAAGAGGAATGATTGGTGAAAAAGAATTCAAGATGATGAAGAAAACAGCATTCATTGTTAATACTTCTCGAGGAGGGGTCATTGATGAAAGGGCACTCCTCAAGGCCCTCGAGGAGGGAGAGATTGCTGGTGCAGGGTTGGATGTATTTGAAGCCGAGCCTCCAACTGACTGGAGCCTGATAAAACATCCAAAACTTGTCGCAACACCACATCTTGCTTCAACTACAGTTGAGGCCCAGGCCAGAGTTGGCGAACTGACTGCTGAAAAGGTCATCAATGAACTCACATAA
- a CDS encoding M67 family metallopeptidase, translating into MHISAIHIPSDELSALYDLAEQCLPNESVALLFGVLKDRIAIVTSVEPMKNIANSPTRFEVDPAAEYELLIRAEQQKIELVGIFHSHPAPPRPSTTDMTYMKLNPVVWIIASNLTGAWISNAFHFTDTIVVEIPCITT; encoded by the coding sequence ATGCACATCTCTGCTATTCATATTCCCTCGGATGAATTATCCGCGCTCTATGATCTCGCTGAACAATGTCTTCCAAATGAGTCAGTTGCGCTTCTCTTTGGTGTGCTAAAAGACCGTATTGCCATTGTGACCTCGGTTGAACCGATGAAGAATATTGCAAACTCTCCCACACGTTTTGAAGTAGATCCTGCTGCTGAATATGAACTCCTTATTCGCGCAGAACAGCAGAAGATCGAACTAGTTGGGATATTTCATTCTCATCCTGCACCCCCACGACCATCCACAACCGACATGACATATATGAAACTAAACCCCGTTGTATGGATTATTGCAAGTAATTTGACTGGTGCTTGGATCTCCAACGCGTTTCATTTTACTGATACAATAGTTGTAGAAATCCCCTGTATTACTACGTGA
- a CDS encoding 50S ribosomal protein L15e: MNEVWIKEQKERSEIVRSRLIVWRKQGTIVRLERPTRLGRARELGYKAKQGYVVVRIKTGRGPREKPRPRMGRKPRSLGVRKYTPQKSRKWIAEERAARKFPNLRVLNSYWVGSDHKWVFYEVILVDPNHPVIYNDPTINWICDPTQKGRVHRGLTSAGKRSRGLRRKGKGAEKIRPSLAAHKNRGK; encoded by the coding sequence ATGAATGAAGTCTGGATTAAGGAGCAAAAGGAACGCTCTGAAATTGTCAGAAGTAGACTGATTGTTTGGAGAAAACAGGGGACAATTGTAAGACTCGAGAGACCTACTCGTCTTGGACGTGCCCGCGAACTTGGCTACAAGGCCAAACAAGGTTACGTGGTTGTCAGAATTAAGACTGGAAGAGGCCCACGAGAAAAACCACGACCCAGAATGGGACGCAAACCACGTAGTCTCGGTGTCAGAAAATATACTCCACAAAAATCAAGGAAATGGATTGCCGAGGAGCGGGCGGCTCGAAAATTCCCAAACCTTAGAGTTCTCAACTCATATTGGGTCGGATCGGACCACAAGTGGGTATTCTATGAAGTAATTCTAGTCGATCCGAACCATCCAGTGATATACAACGACCCCACCATTAATTGGATCTGCGACCCTACACAGAAAGGAAGGGTACACCGTGGATTAACATCTGCTGGAAAACGGAGCCGAGGCCTTCGGAGAAAGGGTAAAGGCGCCGAGAAGATACGACCTTCGTTAGCAGCCCACAAGAATCGTGGTAAATGA
- a CDS encoding 4Fe-4S binding protein, with protein MTTEIAVISGKGGTGKTTITAAFASIAKKIVLADCDVDAPDLHILLQPNILSTSDYIGTKVAIIDESLCTNCGLCEQHCRYDAAHPPVIDPIACEGCGVCEYVCPETAVRMEDNVSGLLFESETRYGPMAHARLHAGEGNSGKVVTEVRKRALDLGKKYELSTILIDGSPGIGCPVIATVTGIHLGVIVTEPTLSGIHDMKRVLSLMKQFKTTPVVIINKFDLNPDMTHEIESFCKEEGIEVLGTIPFDSVMTKSMVAAKTLPEFAPDHPITHTLEGMWQRIIALASK; from the coding sequence ATGACTACAGAGATTGCTGTCATAAGTGGAAAAGGCGGAACAGGTAAAACAACTATTACTGCTGCTTTTGCCTCGATTGCCAAGAAGATCGTTCTTGCAGATTGTGATGTGGATGCTCCTGACCTGCATATTCTTCTACAACCGAATATTCTCTCGACATCGGACTATATCGGGACCAAAGTGGCGATTATTGATGAATCGCTCTGTACTAACTGTGGCCTCTGTGAGCAGCATTGCAGGTATGATGCTGCACATCCGCCAGTGATAGACCCTATTGCTTGTGAGGGTTGTGGTGTCTGTGAATATGTATGCCCTGAAACCGCTGTTCGCATGGAGGATAATGTTTCTGGTCTACTATTTGAATCGGAAACCCGATATGGTCCTATGGCTCATGCCCGATTACATGCGGGGGAGGGCAATTCGGGTAAAGTCGTGACTGAAGTGCGTAAACGTGCACTTGATCTGGGTAAGAAATACGAGTTATCTACAATCCTTATTGATGGATCTCCGGGGATAGGATGCCCTGTTATTGCTACAGTTACTGGCATTCATCTTGGAGTGATCGTGACCGAACCGACCTTGTCTGGGATTCATGATATGAAACGGGTCCTCTCTTTGATGAAACAGTTCAAGACCACGCCCGTTGTCATAATCAACAAGTTTGATTTGAATCCCGATATGACACACGAGATTGAGTCCTTTTGTAAGGAAGAGGGTATTGAGGTCCTTGGAACGATTCCTTTTGATTCGGTGATGACCAAATCAATGGTCGCTGCAAAGACTCTTCCAGAGTTCGCACCGGACCATCCAATCACACATACCCTTGAGGGAATGTGGCAGCGAATTATTGCGCTTGCATCAAAATAA
- a CDS encoding 30S ribosomal protein S24e, translated as MKIEILQERDNKPLGRREIDFKIDHVGEPTPSRPDIKAKLAAQFDADPTTVVVRNMQTNFGIGRTTGSARIYTTAEAAQKIENEYIIKRHEPKKKEGN; from the coding sequence ATGAAAATTGAGATTCTTCAAGAACGGGACAACAAGCCTCTAGGAAGAAGAGAGATTGACTTTAAGATAGACCACGTTGGAGAACCGACCCCCAGCAGACCGGATATCAAGGCGAAACTTGCAGCTCAGTTTGATGCGGATCCAACAACAGTGGTCGTGCGTAATATGCAGACTAATTTCGGGATAGGCCGAACTACAGGTTCAGCTAGAATCTATACTACTGCAGAGGCTGCACAGAAAATCGAAAATGAATATATTATCAAGAGGCATGAGCCCAAGAAGAAGGAGGGCAATTAA
- a CDS encoding flavin reductase family protein: MKQELEPSTAVIPAPVVLLSVKSGDSSNIITLSWIANICSDPPTVAVGIRPSRYSYELLKKAHDFVLNIPSSDQLESVIFCGTKSGRDYDKFRECRFTEFPSTKVGSPMIKECPVNIECTITNILHLGAHDLFIAKVVAVHIDDDLLTGEGHLDVSLAKLFTYIPLSGEYWSLGSKMN, encoded by the coding sequence ATGAAACAAGAATTGGAACCATCGACGGCAGTCATTCCGGCTCCTGTTGTTCTATTGAGCGTTAAATCTGGTGACAGTTCAAACATTATCACATTGTCTTGGATTGCAAATATCTGTAGTGATCCTCCCACTGTCGCAGTAGGAATTCGGCCGAGCCGCTACAGTTATGAACTTCTGAAAAAAGCCCATGACTTTGTGCTTAATATCCCCTCTTCCGACCAACTGGAGTCGGTTATCTTCTGTGGCACAAAATCTGGTCGTGACTATGATAAGTTTAGAGAATGTCGGTTCACCGAGTTCCCATCAACAAAAGTGGGCAGTCCCATGATTAAAGAATGCCCCGTCAATATTGAATGTACGATAACTAACATACTCCATCTTGGTGCGCATGATCTCTTCATTGCGAAGGTTGTTGCTGTTCATATTGATGATGATCTTCTGACTGGTGAAGGGCACCTTGATGTTTCTTTGGCCAAATTATTTACCTATATCCCTCTCTCTGGAGAATATTGGTCCCTTGGATCAAAGATGAATTGA
- a CDS encoding DUF134 domain-containing protein, producing the protein MMHRRRRGSRGRFPIQPIIKKKPGIKQMTPEPQLNDEPIYLDLAEVEVLRLVDLDGLYQEDAGLSMGLSRGTVWRLLASARRKLLLAIFEGRPLVIGQLQTASD; encoded by the coding sequence ATGATGCATAGACGTCGTAGGGGTTCCCGTGGTCGATTTCCAATCCAGCCTATTATTAAAAAGAAGCCAGGGATAAAACAAATGACCCCCGAGCCACAGCTTAATGACGAACCAATTTACCTTGATCTTGCGGAGGTGGAAGTACTTAGGCTGGTCGATTTAGATGGTCTCTATCAAGAGGATGCTGGCCTTTCAATGGGTCTCTCTCGCGGAACGGTGTGGCGATTATTAGCCAGTGCGCGGCGGAAACTTCTACTTGCCATCTTTGAGGGGCGCCCTCTCGTGATTGGTCAATTGCAGACAGCATCCGATTAA
- a CDS encoding NifB/NifX family molybdenum-iron cluster-binding protein — MAKLCITSTGPTLDAPVDPRFGRCAYFIFVDSDTLAFEAVPNEAAMSAGGAGVRASQYVASKGVNVVITGSVGPNAFPALQSSGIQILLNTGGTVQQAIEQYNRGALSPPSGAGPTYMPSGTGMGMGMGRGGGYGRGGGRGMGRGGGRGRGGW, encoded by the coding sequence ATGGCAAAACTATGTATTACTTCCACCGGACCAACTCTTGATGCTCCTGTGGATCCACGTTTTGGGCGATGTGCATACTTTATCTTTGTAGACTCTGATACACTTGCCTTTGAGGCAGTGCCAAATGAGGCTGCAATGTCTGCTGGTGGTGCTGGTGTCCGTGCATCACAGTATGTGGCATCCAAAGGAGTTAATGTTGTAATCACTGGGAGTGTCGGGCCAAATGCATTTCCGGCTCTGCAGAGTTCAGGAATTCAAATACTTCTCAATACTGGTGGTACTGTTCAACAAGCAATTGAGCAATATAACCGAGGCGCGTTGAGTCCTCCATCTGGCGCTGGTCCGACGTATATGCCCTCTGGTACAGGTATGGGTATGGGTATGGGCCGTGGTGGCGGCTATGGCCGTGGTGGCGGCCGAGGTATGGGCCGTGGTGGCGGCCGTGGACGTGGCGGGTGGTGA
- a CDS encoding Lrp/AsnC family transcriptional regulator codes for MELDETDKKIISLLQQDGRMSFSDIAGVVGKTEVTVRRRVRRLRKEGVIKQFTVVLDPLKMGRHICAMIRVKAMMKQATIIAETVRNYDEVDEAYFLDGACGLMLKVTVNDLGQLRDFLERRLGKVPGVGEVETCIVLETVKSPF; via the coding sequence GTGGAACTTGATGAGACCGACAAAAAAATCATCTCCCTCTTACAGCAGGATGGACGTATGTCCTTTTCAGACATTGCTGGAGTTGTGGGCAAGACGGAGGTCACCGTTCGGCGGCGTGTTAGACGTTTGCGGAAGGAAGGTGTCATTAAACAGTTTACAGTTGTTCTTGATCCTCTGAAAATGGGCCGTCACATTTGTGCTATGATCCGTGTCAAGGCGATGATGAAACAGGCAACGATCATTGCGGAAACTGTCCGAAACTATGACGAAGTCGATGAGGCCTATTTTCTTGACGGCGCCTGTGGGCTAATGCTTAAAGTCACAGTGAACGACCTAGGGCAATTGCGTGATTTTCTTGAGCGTCGTCTTGGAAAAGTACCTGGTGTCGGAGAAGTAGAGACCTGTATTGTCCTCGAAACGGTGAAATCTCCATTCTGA